The DNA region GCGGGAAAGAGCCGCGGAGGTTTTGTGCTGGATTGGACGTGCATGAAAAAAATGCCGTGGGACGTCCTTATACTCTTCGGCGGCGGATTGAGTCTGGCGGCGGCGATGGAACGAACCGGCCTTGTCGCCGCGCTGGCGACCGCACTCCAAAGCATGTCAGGCTGGCCGCCGCTCGGTATCGTTTTTCTCGTGACAGCGGTGATGATCGGTGCGACGGCGCTCACCAGTAACACGGCAACAGCCACAGCGTTTCTGCCGGTAATCGGTGCGTTGGCCATCGGCATCAATCAGCCGCCGCTGCTGCTCTGCGTGCCAGTGGCTCTTGCGGCCAGCGCTGACTTCGCATTACCGGTGGGGACGCCGCCCAATGCCATCGCTTACGGCTCAGGACTCATCACATTGCCGCGTATGCTGCGGGCGGGATTGCGCGTGGATTTGTTGTTCGCGCTGCTTCTGCCGCTGTTGATGTGGACGCTCGGGCGGTGGGTGTTCGGAATTTGAATACGCCATGCTGACGAGTGCAAGGACTCTGACGGTTTTACTGTAGTTGACGGATAGTCCGACTCCATTTCATCGCGTGCCGCATCCTGCGTGGCACTCAGACGGAAGTACAGTTCACTGCCCGAAAGATCAACGATGTCTGTGTGGAGTTAAAGGACTCCGAATATACATGCCTGATCTGGACCGGCTCCGATGAGACGATGGATGCGCGATTCGCTTTTGAGCTTCGCACCGCCGCCGGGGCGCTCGTAGCTTCTGGATCATATCCGGAGTGAAATTCCGCCACCGTTGCCATGCCGACGCTCTATCTCCACCCTTGGTTGTCCGGACCTGTCACTCGCTCAGATCCTGGAACTCGCAAAACGCTTTCAACTCGACGGTATTGAACTTCGGGCTCTTGCAGGAATGATTGATTTGCCGGCAATGCTCGACGGTTCATTCGCGAGCTTCGGGGACTTCGCCACTTCTATAGCGACGGCAATGGTGCCCATCGTATCATTCGACACATCGTTACGACTTGCCGACTCGACGTCGGCTGATCGTGAAGCATTTCTTCAGTATGCGCCTTGGGCTGAGGCCGCCGGGACTCGATGGTTGCGGGTATTTGATGGAGGCAAGACTGCGGACGCGCCGACGCTCCACTCCATGGCAAAAACCGTGGCGTGGTGGCGCACCGAAAGACAAAAGCGCGGCTGGCGTGTCGATATGATAGTGGAGACTCACGACTCGTTGCTTAAGGCGTCAGCGATGCGCGATTTTCTCACACTGGTTCCAGACACAGCTCTGCTCTGGGACAGCCACCATACGTGGCGTCAGGGCAAAGAAGACCCGCTTGTTACATGGAGGGCGTGTAGCAGCCACATCGTACATATTCACGTAAAGGACAGCCTCGATCAACCGAGTGGAGATCGTCCGTTTACTTACGTGCTGCCGGGCGCTGGCAGCTTCCCCATGAAGCCACTGCGGGAGACTCGTGATCGGGAATTCGACGGTGTGGTTAGCCTCGAATGGGAACGCCTCTGGCACCCGTATTTACCGCCGCTGGAAGACGCTCTAGTCGCAGCCTCACACTGTCGTTGGTGGTAACGTAGACAGCGTTGCCTCTTCCTTTCGCATTCCGGAGTAAGCGAGAAGCTCTGCGTGATCGGCCATCTCCGCTGCGTTTTCCTCCAGCCAGGCTCGCTGCTCGGGGTTGGGATTAAAGCGTTCGGAGCGATCAGGCACGCGGCGCATCTCAGCAAAAATCCGCAGCATCACAGATCGATCTGGAATAGCTTTCTGAGGTGGCGTTTTTACCTTCGCAAAAAGTTGCTGCCTGAGGGTCGATGAAATCGCGAATGGGTTCTCGATCAGAACCATCTTCTCAACCGCGATGTCCAACATCACGCGGAGCACCCAGAGCGTCTGATTGACAGTGGGAGCTTTGAATCCGCGATGAGTCTTCTTCTGGAACTTCCATTTCCACTCAGCAGTTTTCAGGAGGTGCTCCCTAAGTTCAGCAATCACGTCGGCGGTCACGTTTCTGGCGAGGAATGAAGCGAAATTTCCCCGCACCCAATGCGTCTGCAACCGAGCGATATTTCCCGCTCTTCCAATCGTGGTGTTTTCTGCGACGGTGTTCGCTTTCAAGCGTCGCTGAGTCTCCGCAAGCAATGCTCCGAGGGTTTTGAATTTTGAGCCAATATCGGCGCCACGCTGCCGGTCTGTCTCCACAGTGACCGCCCGCTTTGCGTGCTTCAATTTGGCAACCGTCAACACCGTCGTGCCCAACGAACGGAAAGTGCGCTTTCCATTCAGCCGATAGCGCGAGTAGAAGATCCCCGAATGCGTGTTTTCATAGAGTCCTTCGACTGTGGTTCTTTTCCAAGTGAGAGTCTTTTGCATCAAGAGACGAGTATAAAGGGAGGGTATAAAAGCCTATGACTCCGATGATGCAACAATATCACGAGGTGAAACGCGGTCTCCCGCGCGACACTTTGCTGCTCTTCCGGCTCGGCGATTTCTACGAGATGTTCTTCGAGGACGCCGAGATCGCCTCGCGCCTCCTCGGGCTCACCCTTACCAAGCGCGGCGAAACCCCCATGGCCGGCCTGCCCTACCACGCGGCCGATAACTACGTCGGCAAGCTCCTCGCCGCCGGGAAAAAGGTCGCCATCTGCGATCAGGCCGAGCCCGCCAAGGCCGGCAAACTCGTCAAGCGCCAGCTCACTCGTATCCTGAGTCCGGGCACGACCCTCGCCGCCAACCAGCTCGACGCCGCCCGCAATCACTACCTCTGCGCCCTCGCCCACGATAAAGCCGGCCTCCACGCCGCCTGGCTCGATCTCTCCACCGGCGAATTCAAAATCGCCACCGATCCGCGCCCCGAAAATCTCCTCCCCGTCCTCACCGCCCTCGATCCCGCCGAACTGACCGTCGCCGAAGGCGCGCTCGAAGCCTGGAAAACCGCCCCGCACGAGCAGACCGCTCTCCACGCGCTTCACCACTTCGCCGCCGCCCGACTCGTCACCGACCTTCCCGCCTATCAATTCGAAACCGCCGGTGGCGCCCGCTCCGTCATGAACACGCTCGGCGTGCTCAATCTCGAAGGCTTCGGCCTCGCGCCGACGCACCCCGCGCTAGGCCCCGCCGGTGCGCTCGTTTACTACGCCACCGAAAATCTCTGCGCCAAACCCGAGAACCTCCGCGGCCTACAAGAATACCGCAGCGCCCGCACACTCCTCCTAGATCCTGCCACACTCAGGAATCTCGAAATCTTCGCTTCCTCTCGTGGCACCCGCGAGGCCTCACTGCTCGCCGCCATCAACCGCAGCGCCACGTCCGCCGGCGCGCGCCTCCTAGAGCGCTGGCTCGCCGCCCCCACACTCGACCTCGTCGAGATTCACCGCCGCCAGTCCATCGTCGGCGAACTCATCCAGCAATCCACGCGCCTCGTCGATCTCCGCGGCCTCCTCGCCAATGTCCGTGACATCCCACGCATCCTCGGCCGCCTCCAAAACCGTCTGCGCAATCCACGCGAACTCGGCGGCATCAAAGACACACTCAACCAACTCCCCCACATCCGCGCCGTCCTCGCCAGTTTTTCGTCCGGCTCTCAACTCTCAACCCTCAGCTCTCAACTCCAGGAGTTCACCTCCCTCCGCGAACTCCTGCCTCGCGCTCTCGCCGAAGAGCTTCCCGCAGACCTCGCCGACGGCGGCTATATCCGCGCCGGTTACGATACCGAACTCGATCGCCTCCGCTCGCTCACAACCGACAACAAAACCTGGCTCTCCGAACTCGAACGCGCCGAACAGGAGCGCACCTCCATCCGCAGCCTCAAGGTCAGGTTCACGAATAATTTTGGCTATTACATCGAGATCACCAAAGCCAACCTCCACCTCGTCCCCGCCGACTACATACGCCGCCAGACCACGGTGAACGGAGAGCGCTACGTCACCGAATCGCTCAAGCAGAAGGAAAAGGAAATCTTCCACGCCGAGGAAAACGCCCTCGCCCGCGAACTGGAGCTTTTCAACCAGCTCATCGCTGCCGTCCTCGACGAGTCCGTCGCCCTCGCCCAGACCGCTGACACCCTCGCCGAACTCGACGTCCTCGCCGGCTGGGCCGTCCTCGCCCGCGAATGGGATTATTCCCGCCCCGTGCTCGACGATGGCGACACGCTCGAAATCGTCGAGGGCCGCCATCCCGTTGTTGAGCAGATGCTCAAATCACCTTCGGCCATCACAGCTAACGGCACGTCCCAAGCCTTCGTCCCCAACGACACCGTCCTCGCCGCCGACGACGCCCAACTTGCCCTCATCACCGGCCCGAACATGGCGGGTAAATCGACCTACATCCGCCAGGTCGCACTCATCACGCTCATGGCGCAGATCGGCTGCTGGACTCCCGCCAAATCCTGCCGCGTCGGCCTCGTCGATCGCATCTTCTCCCGCGTCGGCGCGAGCGACGACCTCGCCCGGGGCAACTCGACCTTCATGGTCGAGATGAACGAAACCGCCAACATCCTCAACAACGCCACTGACCGCTCGCTCATCATCCTCGACGAGATCGGCCGCGGCACCTCGACCTACGACGGCCTCAGTATCGCCTGGGCAGTCGTCGAGCATCTCCACCGCGGCGAAACCAAAGGCCCGCGCACGCTCTTCGCCACGCACTATCAGGAACTCACCCAGCTCGAAAAACACCTCACGCGCCTCCGGAATTTCTCCGTCGCCGTGAAGGAGTGGAACGACGACATCGTCTTCGTCCGCCGCGTCATTCCCGGCGCCGCCGACCGCAGCTACGGCATTCAGGTCGCCCGTCTCGCCGGCCTCCCGCTCAGCGTTATCGACCGTGCGAAAACCATCCTCGCGAAACTCGAAACCGACGACACCTCCGTCGAACTTCCTTCCGCGCCAAAAGCTCGGCCGAAGAAAAAAATCTCTGTCAAACCCGACGCCGAAGACTCCCAGCTCAGCCTGCTCTGACGTCGCGCGTTGTCTGACGTAGCTCAGACTCCTGCTTGGAATGGACGGACGACCTCCGTGTCGTCCATCTAACGTGCCACGCCCCGTCCCCGGACCGGCACTTAGCAATTGCCGCCTCCCGTTGCTCAACCCCAACGCCAAGGACTCATCCCTCCACGCTCACTCCTGTGGATAAATCAGCACGCGGTCGTGAACCAAAAGGATCAGATCCTTTTTCCCGTCACCCGTGACATCCGCGATCAGCGTTTCGCGCGGCTCCATCGGCGAGCCTTTGCGTCCTTGGTAATGTTGATCCACCTCGAAGATTTTGAAGTGCATTAGGCTTTCCCAGCGGTCGTCTTTTCCGCGGCCCAGGATCTCCAGAAGGTTTTTGCCCGGATCCACACACACGATCTCCGGCTTTCCATCGCCGTTGAAATCCCCGGCGATCACATCGCTGTAGCTGATCTCCGGCAGGTCGGTCGCGTGCGTCGATTGTGTCGTCGCCGCATAGTCGGCCTGACCGAGCGGCAGCCACCAAAACCGGTCTTTGCCAAAAACAAACGCCTCCGTCCCGCCGCCCGGCACCGCCCGCGTCTCCGCCGTGATCACGTCGATTTTCCCTGTCGGCGTGGAGTCAGCGATTTCGTAGAGTCCTTGGTCATTCGCTCGGAGGATTTGAAACTGCTCGCCCTTGCGATCGTAGAGCACCACCACCGGCCGCTTCGCGCCCGCCTGCGGCAGGATCAACGTGCAGGCTACTTCCGCGTTCGAGTCGCGCGCGTTGAACTGATCGATCACTGCCAGCTCACCTTGCTCGTTGATCCGCATCGCCCGCGCGAAGCTGCTCACACTCGCCACGATCTCGTTTTTCCCGTCGCCATCCAGATCGCCGAGCGTGAGCGCCGACGACTCCAGATTATCGACGAGCCCTTTGCGGAAACCGGGCTTCGTAGAAAGGTCCGTGAACTCCAGCGCATCGCCTTGCACGAGCAGACGCATCGCATCGAGCGGCGTGAACACCGCCAGATCGAGCCGCCCGTCCTGATTCGCATCTACCAACCTTACCGCACGCGGATCAGTCTTCAGTCCCGTCAGTTCAACTGATTTCAACATTTCTGCGCCCGCGTCCTTACGCGCCCAGACTTCCGCGTAGCGTTTGTTTTTCTCCTCACGGATCACTGCGAGCAACACGCGCCCGTCAGCTGCGATTTCGCCAGCCGCCAGGCCCAGCGGTTTCCCCGTGATCGGCAGTGGTTGCGGATAAGCGAGCCGGCCGTTGGCAAACTTCGCCACGCCCACCGACTGCTCCTTCGGACTTCCGACAAATAACTCGTCCTGCCCGTCGCCATCCCAGTCGGCGGCCGCCAGGCTGCGCACATCGGCCGACACCGGATAACGCTGCGCGCCGGTGAAGCCGCCGTCCGGCTGCCGCAAATATAGATAGACCTGCGCTCCATCCGGATCGCCCACCGCGACGTCGATGCGCTTGTCGCCATTAAAATCTCCCAGCGCATAACACGCCGGATTTTTCCCACCCGAGCGCGGGCTGAACACGCGAGGCCTCAGCACCAGACCGCTGTCAGTGGACGGCGCCTGAGCGAGATCGAACACTTCCAGCTGCCCCGTCGCATCCTGCGCGAAGGCAAACGTCGCCGGAGTTTTCCCCTTCGCCGCCGCGAGTACTTGCAGCGTGCAACGGCTGGGCTTCATCGCGTATGCAAGTTCGGGCCCAAACTCCCGCGCCGCCGTTTGCAGCCGCACGCGCAGTCCGTCGCGGGTGTTGTTTCTTAGATAAACGAAATCCAACCGACCGTCGCCATTCACGTCGGTCACTTCGAGCCCGTAGCAATTATCATCCGGCAACGCGTAACGCTCCGGCACGGCGAGCTGGCCATTTTTCTCCTGCTCGAAAACTGCGATCTCCTTCTGCCCGAGAATGACCAGATCCATCCGCTTATCACCATTCACATCGGCCAGCCGCAATGAGCCAACGAACTGGATCGGCTCGGGCGCTTCGGAGATTTTTTTCTCCAGCCACGTCCCGTCCTTTTGCTGATAGCGGATCGTGAGCGCCTGCGGTTCACCCGTGTACGCGAGGTCGGCGAGTCCGTCGCCGTTGAGATCTCCGACAACAAAATCGAAAACCGTCACGCCAGTCGTCACAGAGGTTTTCCGAAAACGCGCGTCTTCGAGCACCGGCTCCCAGCGGTTCACTCCGAGCGAGCGCGGAGCCGCTTCGATCGGTGCGCCCGGTTTGAGCTGATAGAGAATCTCGATGGCGCTGCGGTCGTTGTTCGCCACCGCGAGATCGGCCAGGCCGTCGCCATTAAGGTCGGCGATCTGGAGCGCCCGCGTGTTCCACTCAAGCTTCACCACCTCCGGCCCGCGAAACGCGACCACCGGCGCAGCCGCAGCTGGCGTCTGCGCGGCAGTCAGTATCTGCACGGCACTGACAAGGATCGTGGCGGTCCGGAGGATGAAGCGGGAGCGGTTCACTTTTTGTGTTCGAGGGTGGTCTTGAAGAAGTAGCCCTGGCTGTCGCGCGTGAGATAGCCGACCGTGTCACCCCAATACTTCGAGAGCGTGCTCACATCGGGAGCGGCGCTGGCATCGACCGGCGACTGGCCTTGCGAGGCTGGATTGGCGGCGAGCTGCACGAAGGACTGAAACACCGTCCCGATCAGCGCGCTCGTGTCTTGGTAAGTGAAGCTGCTCGCGTCGCCCGGAATCGAGGCGAGGGCCTTTTTGACCTCGCTGCGTTCCCAGAATGACGGCCCCGACTGGAGCGCGGACTCGATCGCTCCGGCGGTGCCGATGCTCAGCATGAGATAGTTTTTCGCGATCGCGTAGCTGAAGCTCTTCGCGGGCTGGCCTTCAGGTGATGGCACCGCGATGGTATTGATCGTCGAGCCGAGGAACTCGCGCTTCACGATCATCTGTTCAGCCTGCGGTCCGCCCATCTTCAAGAGAGCATCGAGCGCGGTGGTGAACGCTTTTGGGTTATCCAGCGAGAGGCCGACGAATTGATCGAGCTCATCCATCGACGCGGTCTTGGAGGCACCGGCGCGAGGCGCGTAACCGCTGATCATATCGGGGCCGAAGCTGCCGAAGAAATCGCGTTTGATGTCGATCCCGAGCTGCTCATTGAAGTTCTTCACGTACATCTGTCCCATGCCGAGCACGCCGGGATTGTACGCACCGAGCATCTCTTCAAGTCCGCTGTAGAAATTCTTCAGGCTGAACTTGCCGCTGGAAACCGCCATCCACTTGGCCGGCACGAACGCGGGCCGCGCAACCGGCCCATGTCCATAGGAGAACATCTTCAACAGGCCACGCTCTTCAGAGAATGTGAAGCCACCCGTCGCCACCGTCTGCGCATCGGTGAAGTGGATATTGAAATACATCTGGTTCCACGCATCGAGGCCCAGCGCCGGGATGATCGCCACCGGATTGAGGAACGGATTGGACTGCTCGCTCTGCGCCGCCTTCTTCGCGATCTCCTGCTGCGCCTTAGCGACGATTGGCTTGAAGTTCACGAACATGCTTAAGTGCGACTGGCCGCCCTTGTTGCGGGCGCTCAGGAAGGAATCAGATTTTCCAAAGGCATTCTCCGCTCCGCCCTTTTTGAAAGCATCGATCGCTGACAGGATGGTGTCTTTGTGAAATCCAAAAATCCAAACGCCATCGGTGAGCGTCCAGTAAGCTTTGCTTGGGCCTTTCGCCCCCTCTTTGGACGTTTCGATGTGCAGAGTGACACCCGCGAAGTCCTCGGTTTCATGCGTGTTGTCCGGGTTTTTCTTACGATCGTCTTCGAGAAGTTTTTCGACTTTCGATGCGTTCGCGCCCAGGTCCACCGCGATGACCAACGGGATGTTGTCGTCCGCATCCTCCGCCTCGAAATCAATATCCGCAGTGGTCAATGCGATGAGCGCATCGCCCGTCGCGAACTCGATCAACTCGCTGAACGTGTGACCAGTCTCTGCCTTCACCTTGGCGTCGAACTCCTCGAACTTCATCTGCGCATGCAGCGGCGCGAAAAATTTGCGGACCTGCTCGTCGTTCCACGTCTTCGCCCACGGGCTGTCGCCGCAGGCTTTGATCATGGACGGCACGTCATCAAACGAGATGACGAGTGGAGCCTGGTCGCCGACCAGATTGATAAGCGGCGTGGCCGCTGAGATCATCGCTGCGGAGCCCGCGAGCAACGCAGTGGAAACGAACTTTTTCAGGAGTTTCATGGGGAAATGGAGGAGAGGTTGGTGAGGGAAAAAATTGGCGTGCCGGGATTCGGCGGAGCGGGCGGCGGCTTGGAGCCGTCTCGCCGCGCAGAGCAAATCCACGCGGCACGAAAGGACGGCCTCACTTCGCCGGCGTCGCGACCGGCACCTTCACGGGACGAGGCGGCTCCAGATAGCGGAAGCCTGCGTTGGGATTGCGCGCATCGAAGGCGTAGGCATCGCGGTTGCGCAAAAAGTTTTTCAACACGCCCGCCGGAATCGCGAAGTTCAGCCCCTCGATGCCGGCCATCATCGCCTTCATGTTGTTCACGCCAATCACTTCGCCGCGCAGATCGAAGAGCGGACCGCCGGAGTTGCCCGGATTGATCTGCGTCGTCGTCTGGATGTAGAGCTGCCCGCCCATCGGACGGTTGCGCGAGCTGATGATCCCTTGCGAAACCGTGCGATCCAGTCCGAGCGGACTGCCGATGGCAAAAACCGTCTGCCCCTCGGTGAGTCCGTTGGATTCGCCGAGCGACACGAATGGCAGCGCCGCGCCCTCCGGCAAGTCGTCGATTTTCAAGAGCGCCAGATCGAGACGCGAATCCAGCGCCACGATGCGTACTTTGTTGTACACGGCTTTTTCGAGCTCAGCGGTGCCACGGCGAAACTGCGTCACCGTGATCGCATACTCGCCCGCCACAACGTGCTCATTGGTGATAATGTAGCCCGCGGGATTGATGATGAAGCCCGAGCCAAGCCCGACCGGCGTGCGCACCTGCACCACCGCCTCGGCCACCCGATCAACGTTTTCTTTAACCGTGAGCGCGGGACGCCCGGTCGAGGTGCGATAGAGATCCGTCGATTCCTCCGCCGCGCCGCTGGCCGGAAGATTCTCGGCCGTGATGCGCTCAATCTCGTCGCGCGGGATCGAGATCACCGTGAACCCGAGATCCACCACCACGCGGTCGGCTCGCTCCGTGAGAATGTCCCCTTGAATCGAGGCGCCGCTTTTCAGCTTCAACGTGCTCAACGCAAACACCGGCGCCGCCAACAGACCGAGACTCGCCGTGAGGCAAAAAAAGAAACGCACTGAACGCGGGACAGAGTGGGAGAAGAGTGATCGGGTCATGCGTGAGCGGATGCGCGAAGCCTCCGGAATCGTTTTAAGTCCAACACCGTAGGCAAGCCCCCGGTTGCGCGTAAAGCCCGCTGTGCGGAAGAAATCCGTGAACTTCCGATGTAGGGCCTCAGCTCGCCTTCGGCCGTTTCGCTTCAATTACCAACTGTAGCAGTGGCCTTCAACTGCCTGAGTTCGACTCACCCATGCAGCGCAAACTCCGGCGGCAGCGGCGCCTTCGCCGCAAACGTGTGCTCCTTCCCGCCAAACGTGTACGTGAAACTCGTCTCCAGCGAATGCAGGAACAGACGCTTCTCGCCGTTCGCCTTGGCGAAAGCGCGATTCGCGGCGAAATCGCCATAAGTCAGATCGCCCACGATGGGCAGATGCCGCTGGGCGCACTGGACACGCAGTTGATGACTCCGCCCCGTCTTCGGCTCCAGCTGTATCAACGCCACGGGCACGCTGCCACGCTTCTGTCCGAGCACACGCATGTGCGACTCCGACGGGATGCCGCTCTTCGCCGCCGTGCGGATCTGCGCGCCGCGCTTCTGCACCGCGAGCCGATCCTTCCAGATCTGCTTCGACTCCGACGGCAGCCCGAAGACCAGCGCGTTATAGATCTTCTTCACGTGCTTCTTTTGAAACATGGACCGGATCTCGTCTGCCAGCTCCTGACTGCTCGCCGCGAGGATCACACCCGACGTCGCCGAATCCAGCCGGTTCAAAAGCCAGAGCCGCCGCAACACCGTGGTTGCTGGCTTTTTCTTGAGCGGCGCGTCTCCGGAGGCAGTCCCCGCTGCAGATTTTTCCACCGACTCCGTCCACTCAAAATACTCCCCTTCCTCCACGTAGGGAACCGTGAGCAAGGCACGTGGCTGTTCACTGATACGATTAGGATGAGACAGCACGCCCGCCGGTTTTGAAAACGCAGCGAGCCCGTTGGCATCCACCGCGAGCAAGCTCACATCATTTCCTAGCGGGAGCGTGCTCCAGAATAGTTTTGAAGCACTCATTGGATATAAAAAGTAAAGGTCAGCTCCTGCGATTGGCCAAGCATCGCGATCATGTCATCAGTCCATTTTCCGTACGGCGCGCGCGTCGTGATGCCCGCGATGCAGATCTGCTCGTACTGCTTTCCGCCCGAACCTTCGACACTGACGATCTCGTCCACACTTCCATCGGTGATGAGTCGAAATTTAACGGTCACTTGCGAACCCGACGGAGGATAAGCTCCGCTGTCGCGCAACAACCGCTCCCACTGGACCTGCACTGTCTCGATGAGCTGCTGGAGATACTGCCCGTAATTGCTCCAGCGCGCATCGAATGACACCGCACCGATATTCTGCGTCCCGAATTTGTTATCCGCCAGGATCGCCGGCCGCGCACGCGTGTTGATCTTGGGCCGCGGCATCGGTTGCTGCGGATTGATGCGAGGAACTGCCATCTGCGGCGCTCCAACGATCAGCGGCGCATCCTTCACACCCTCCACTTTCTTCGGCACGTCTGTAGGCGTTTCCACGCTCGGCTTCGCGATGTTGAATCCATAGCCGCTCACGCTCTCGCCCGTGATTTTCTCGGTGCCCGCCAGTGGATTCTGCTCACGCTGCGCCTGAGCTTCCTGAATCGCCTGCATGATTTCAGGCGAAGGCGGTGGTAACGGCGGCGGTTGCGCCTCAGGCGGAGTAAGAT from Nibricoccus aquaticus includes:
- a CDS encoding sugar phosphate isomerase/epimerase family protein, translated to MPCRRSISTLGCPDLSLAQILELAKRFQLDGIELRALAGMIDLPAMLDGSFASFGDFATSIATAMVPIVSFDTSLRLADSTSADREAFLQYAPWAEAAGTRWLRVFDGGKTADAPTLHSMAKTVAWWRTERQKRGWRVDMIVETHDSLLKASAMRDFLTLVPDTALLWDSHHTWRQGKEDPLVTWRACSSHIVHIHVKDSLDQPSGDRPFTYVLPGAGSFPMKPLRETRDREFDGVVSLEWERLWHPYLPPLEDALVAASHCRWW
- the mutS gene encoding DNA mismatch repair protein MutS: MTPMMQQYHEVKRGLPRDTLLLFRLGDFYEMFFEDAEIASRLLGLTLTKRGETPMAGLPYHAADNYVGKLLAAGKKVAICDQAEPAKAGKLVKRQLTRILSPGTTLAANQLDAARNHYLCALAHDKAGLHAAWLDLSTGEFKIATDPRPENLLPVLTALDPAELTVAEGALEAWKTAPHEQTALHALHHFAAARLVTDLPAYQFETAGGARSVMNTLGVLNLEGFGLAPTHPALGPAGALVYYATENLCAKPENLRGLQEYRSARTLLLDPATLRNLEIFASSRGTREASLLAAINRSATSAGARLLERWLAAPTLDLVEIHRRQSIVGELIQQSTRLVDLRGLLANVRDIPRILGRLQNRLRNPRELGGIKDTLNQLPHIRAVLASFSSGSQLSTLSSQLQEFTSLRELLPRALAEELPADLADGGYIRAGYDTELDRLRSLTTDNKTWLSELERAEQERTSIRSLKVRFTNNFGYYIEITKANLHLVPADYIRRQTTVNGERYVTESLKQKEKEIFHAEENALARELELFNQLIAAVLDESVALAQTADTLAELDVLAGWAVLAREWDYSRPVLDDGDTLEIVEGRHPVVEQMLKSPSAITANGTSQAFVPNDTVLAADDAQLALITGPNMAGKSTYIRQVALITLMAQIGCWTPAKSCRVGLVDRIFSRVGASDDLARGNSTFMVEMNETANILNNATDRSLIILDEIGRGTSTYDGLSIAWAVVEHLHRGETKGPRTLFATHYQELTQLEKHLTRLRNFSVAVKEWNDDIVFVRRVIPGAADRSYGIQVARLAGLPLSVIDRAKTILAKLETDDTSVELPSAPKARPKKKISVKPDAEDSQLSLL
- a CDS encoding FG-GAP repeat domain-containing protein encodes the protein MNRSRFILRTATILVSAVQILTAAQTPAAAAPVVAFRGPEVVKLEWNTRALQIADLNGDGLADLAVANNDRSAIEILYQLKPGAPIEAAPRSLGVNRWEPVLEDARFRKTSVTTGVTVFDFVVGDLNGDGLADLAYTGEPQALTIRYQQKDGTWLEKKISEAPEPIQFVGSLRLADVNGDKRMDLVILGQKEIAVFEQEKNGQLAVPERYALPDDNCYGLEVTDVNGDGRLDFVYLRNNTRDGLRVRLQTAAREFGPELAYAMKPSRCTLQVLAAAKGKTPATFAFAQDATGQLEVFDLAQAPSTDSGLVLRPRVFSPRSGGKNPACYALGDFNGDKRIDVAVGDPDGAQVYLYLRQPDGGFTGAQRYPVSADVRSLAAADWDGDGQDELFVGSPKEQSVGVAKFANGRLAYPQPLPITGKPLGLAAGEIAADGRVLLAVIREEKNKRYAEVWARKDAGAEMLKSVELTGLKTDPRAVRLVDANQDGRLDLAVFTPLDAMRLLVQGDALEFTDLSTKPGFRKGLVDNLESSALTLGDLDGDGKNEIVASVSSFARAMRINEQGELAVIDQFNARDSNAEVACTLILPQAGAKRPVVVLYDRKGEQFQILRANDQGLYEIADSTPTGKIDVITAETRAVPGGGTEAFVFGKDRFWWLPLGQADYAATTQSTHATDLPEISYSDVIAGDFNGDGKPEIVCVDPGKNLLEILGRGKDDRWESLMHFKIFEVDQHYQGRKGSPMEPRETLIADVTGDGKKDLILLVHDRVLIYPQE
- a CDS encoding DUF3352 domain-containing protein, whose amino-acid sequence is MKLLKKFVSTALLAGSAAMISAATPLINLVGDQAPLVISFDDVPSMIKACGDSPWAKTWNDEQVRKFFAPLHAQMKFEEFDAKVKAETGHTFSELIEFATGDALIALTTADIDFEAEDADDNIPLVIAVDLGANASKVEKLLEDDRKKNPDNTHETEDFAGVTLHIETSKEGAKGPSKAYWTLTDGVWIFGFHKDTILSAIDAFKKGGAENAFGKSDSFLSARNKGGQSHLSMFVNFKPIVAKAQQEIAKKAAQSEQSNPFLNPVAIIPALGLDAWNQMYFNIHFTDAQTVATGGFTFSEERGLLKMFSYGHGPVARPAFVPAKWMAVSSGKFSLKNFYSGLEEMLGAYNPGVLGMGQMYVKNFNEQLGIDIKRDFFGSFGPDMISGYAPRAGASKTASMDELDQFVGLSLDNPKAFTTALDALLKMGGPQAEQMIVKREFLGSTINTIAVPSPEGQPAKSFSYAIAKNYLMLSIGTAGAIESALQSGPSFWERSEVKKALASIPGDASSFTYQDTSALIGTVFQSFVQLAANPASQGQSPVDASAAPDVSTLSKYWGDTVGYLTRDSQGYFFKTTLEHKK
- a CDS encoding S1C family serine protease → MTRSLFSHSVPRSVRFFFCLTASLGLLAAPVFALSTLKLKSGASIQGDILTERADRVVVDLGFTVISIPRDEIERITAENLPASGAAEESTDLYRTSTGRPALTVKENVDRVAEAVVQVRTPVGLGSGFIINPAGYIITNEHVVAGEYAITVTQFRRGTAELEKAVYNKVRIVALDSRLDLALLKIDDLPEGAALPFVSLGESNGLTEGQTVFAIGSPLGLDRTVSQGIISSRNRPMGGQLYIQTTTQINPGNSGGPLFDLRGEVIGVNNMKAMMAGIEGLNFAIPAGVLKNFLRNRDAYAFDARNPNAGFRYLEPPRPVKVPVATPAK
- a CDS encoding pseudouridine synthase, yielding MSASKLFWSTLPLGNDVSLLAVDANGLAAFSKPAGVLSHPNRISEQPRALLTVPYVEEGEYFEWTESVEKSAAGTASGDAPLKKKPATTVLRRLWLLNRLDSATSGVILAASSQELADEIRSMFQKKHVKKIYNALVFGLPSESKQIWKDRLAVQKRGAQIRTAAKSGIPSESHMRVLGQKRGSVPVALIQLEPKTGRSHQLRVQCAQRHLPIVGDLTYGDFAANRAFAKANGEKRLFLHSLETSFTYTFGGKEHTFAAKAPLPPEFALHG